ACCTGGCCCCTCAGCGAGGCGGTCATGCCCGGCCGGCCGGCAAACCCCCGGATCGGGCGAAGTCCGCCCACGGACCCGGAAGATGATCACTCATAGCGTGGAATCCTCCGCCGAGTGGCCCCTCATCGTCCCTGGTCACCGAAATACATCGGAACCCCCCGCCCGGCTACTTCTCCACTACTCCTTCGGGCACGGACTGCTCGACAGCCCTCACGAGTCGACGCGCCGTGTCGCTACCGCCTCGAGCGCGGCGTGAGCCGTACCAGCGCCGTTTCCTGGAGGATCTTGCGGAAGAAGGAGTACCGGGCCTCGCGGAGGACCTCGACGCTCACCTGGTCGCTCGTCAGCCCCAGGCGGGCGAGGCCGGCTGAGCTGCACCCCGTTGCGCAACCTTCGCCCGGCGCCCACGGCGGATGATCGTGCGCTCGCCACACGGCCACGCGATCCCGTCAGGCAGTGCGGGGGCTTCCCCAAGGCCGGGTAGTTAGCGTTTTCGCAGGTCACGCAAGCGCGTTGAGGGCTCGGGGGCAAAGCGCAACGGAGCTCATCGGTACAGGCAGTCGACCAAGACAGCTTGTACCCGAGGAGGGGGGCTTCCCCGGGGAAGGCCCCCCATATGGGTGGCTACCGGCGGGCTCGTGGCCATCGGTCGGCCGGGCTTCTACGGCATCGCTACGGCGCCGTCTTCGGCGCTCCCTCGGCGCCTCGTTTGCTTCGGGCGATTGCCGTATCTCGCGGCCACGGTGTCGCGGCCCGCCTTCCGCCCCTGGGCGGCGAGTTCGTCCGCCAGTCGGTGCAGTGACTTCGTCGTCCACGTCAGCGGCCCTATCGGGTCGCCCTGCGTGGTGTCCTCGACCAGCGCCAGCAGGGCCGGAAGCAGGCCCGTTCTTTGCCAGTGCCGGGCGGCCTGCTCCCGGCCGCCGCACCCGCCCGTCCGGAGCCCGGCCCGCATCGAGTTCGGCCAGGCCACGGCTGACGCAGCCCTTCGAGACGCCTGCGGCCCGCGCCACCGCAGCGATCCCACCATGCCCGAGCTGCCGAGCCTCCGCCGCGTACAGCATCCGGCGCTGCCGCTCGTCCAGGTACGGCGTCACCGCCCCGAACTTCTCCTCCAACGAACCGATCAACTCATCGAAGCGACCCATACCGCATCTACGAGCCCAACTACCGCAAGAAGCCCACTAATTCATCGACGGGCCCCCGCCTCTCCGCGGACGCCGCCGAGATCTTCCGCGACCTGAAGAACCCCAAGATGGCGCTGACCTGGAACAGGCAGGCCGCCGCCATTCGCCCGGCGCTTTCACCCGCTCCGTCGGCATGCGCCTCGCGATCGTCGCCACCGCCCACCTCCAAGCCCGCGACCTCGAACTCGGCAACCGCAGCGTCGACATCCTCACCCGCGTCCAGTCCAGCCCGGCCAAGGACTACGTGGCCGAATTCAACACAGCCCAGGAGCGGGCCGCTCGGGTGCCGACTCGCTGGTGGCCTTTTCCTGCCGGACTCCCCGGATGATCGGTGCAGCGGCCGGGGTCCGACACCGGCCGCTGGTCGACGTGTGCGCACGGCAGCCGCCGAGTACACGAGTCTGCGCTGCATGGGGCTATGGCGCATTCGAGGCTGCTGGTAGCCGGGTGGTTGCCCAGGGGTAGGCCGCCCATCCCTGATCGAGGACCGGGTTGCGGTCGCTCTCGTGTCCGGTGAGGCATTCGTTGAGCGCCCACGTGGAGCGTTGGGGGTCGGTCGCTCGCTCCAGGAGCAGCGAGCTGGGCGTGGTGTCGGTCAAGGTCACCAGGCGTTCGATCTCCTGGGCCCGGACGACCGCGGTCGGGATATCGGCGGCGGGCAGGTCCACGTGGGGCAGGTTGGCGTTGGCGATGGGGAACGGCTCAAGGGTGACGATCAGAGCTTGACGCGGACGGTCGGCCGGAGCGCCGGCGAATGCCGGATTGGGCTGGTCGATCTGGGCCGAGGTGGCGTTGACCTGGCGGTAGGCGCGGGCCAGTTTGCTGTCGGTCTCCGCTACTCCGCCTTCCAGGCCGAGCCGGGCGTTCTCGGTCGGCATCATCGACTTGACCTCCACGAGCAGCACCAGGTCATCGAAGACGACGATCCAGTCGACGCTGTGCACCTCGTTGCGCTTGACCCGGTACGTGATCTCTCCGACCACATCAGCATCCGGTATCAGGCGGAGCCGGCGGCCGACGTACTCCTCGAAGAGATAGCCGGTTTCCTCCAGGAAGGCGGGTCCGAAGTGATCGCGTCCCGTGTGGTGGATGCCGGCTGGGGTCGCCTTGCGCCAGACCAGCTGGGGTGAGGGGCACAGCAGGCCGGTCCCGAAGCCGGTGACCGCGGGCCGCCCGAGCAGCGGGTTGTACGTGAAGCGACGGAGCTGGGCTGCTTTGCTGCCGGCCACCTTCGCCAGGTTCTCCAAGGTCTGCTTCTCGGTTGTTTTGATGGAAGCCACGTCGGTGGCGAAGTGCCGTTCGATGACGCGCAGGACCGTCTCCCGGCTGACCACGCGGTTGAACTTCTCCCCGTCCGGGCTGTCGAAGATCGCGGGATCGAAACGCCCGGCGTTGAACAGCGCGCATCCCCAGAGCAGTTGCGCGGTGCCGACGTAGTCGGGCAGCGGGCAGCCGAACAACTCGGTGTCCCGGCCCGGGACCATGCAGCGGGGCTGTCGGCGTGCGGGGAACGGGGTGTGCAGGTAGAGCGCCGCGGTACGGGCGAGACTGACGAACTCCGGGGCCTGCCATGCCATCTGCTCGCCGCCCAGACGCATCATGAAGTCCCGGAGGCGGACCGGGGGCTCGTCCGTACCGTGCAGGGTCGGTTCCTTCAGGCTGGAGTACTCCGCGAGGATCTCCAACAGATCGCGCTCGGAGGCTTCGGAGCGCTGGTGCTCGGTGCCGTAGGCCAGGCAGACGCGGGCCGCGTCTGCCAGAGCCCAGGGCGTGTACTTCAGAGAGGGGCTTTCCAGCCAGGACTGAGGCCGTTCGGGCGAGCCGTAGCGGGCCGCGGCTGCGGCGATCAGCGGCAGCAGCGAGCTGGGACGGTGGCGCCGGATGCGCTGGCGGTACTCGGCCTCCGTCACCAGCCGGTCGTACAGGTACGCAGCCATCTCGCCATGATCCTCGTCCTGGCCATCTTGTTCGACAGATTTCTCCCGAGTAGGTCCTGCACGTGGCCATGCCGATGCCTGGGTGATCTACGTCGTCGACGGTCTGTCCGCTGAGGTGCCGGCACTCGCCGTCGCAGCCACGCGGGAACGGAATGGTGAGGCGCCGAAGCGGGGAGTTGTCCCTGGGGTGGTATGGCTGGACGGTGGTCCCGGATCTGCTGTTCAGCGGTGCTGGTCCGCGGTGACGATGCGTGTTGGCGCGGAGGCGTGGTGTCAGGGCAGCCGGACGAGGTTCAGCCGGTAGTCCTCGACCCGGGGCAGCCGCTGGGCGGCGAGGCTGCTGAGCATGTCCTGGACAGGGGCCGGGAGTCCGTCGTACATCGGGGCGGGGAGGCTGCTGAACGTGTGGGAGGCCAGTACTTCAACCCCCGGGCGCCACTCGGTGAGCTGTGCCGGATCGGCGCAGGCCCACTGCATCCGGGCGCTGACCTTGCCCAGTGCGTCGTGCTGGTCCTGGGTGTCGAAGTGGCCGGGGCCGGAGGTGTCGAGGGCCAGCAGTGAACCGGGGAAGCGGTCGGCGAGCAGGCCGATGACCTCGCGCACGTCCGTCTCCTGGAGGTAGGGCAGGACGGCTTCGGCGGCGAAAAGGTATGGGCCGCCGGAGTGCGCGGCGACGGTGTCCGCCCACGCCTCGTCCGTCACCGACGCGGCGATCATCGTGCGGCGTGGCATATCGGTGAGGAAAGTGCGGCGCAGCTCGATCACGTCGGGCAGGTCGAGGTCGAACCAGCGGGCCTGGCCGTTGTCGGTGCGTTCGTAGCGGGTGTTGAGGCCGGTGCCGATCTCCACCACGGTTCCGGTGGGATGCTCGGCGAGGAAGTCGGCCACCCAGCGGTCGAACAGGCTGGTGCGCAGGACCGTGCCGAGCAGCATCGGGAGGTCGTCGAAGCGGGCGAAGTCGTAGTCGATCGCTGCGACGAGTTCCTCGGCGATGGGGTCGCGCAGGACCGCTTCCTTCTTGCGGTTTTCCACCGCCCGGCCGTACAGCGGGATGAGCAGGGTTTCCTGGATCGTGCCCAGGCGTACGTCGCGCTCGGTCATGACTGCCTCCACAGTCCTCTGCGGGTGCGACGACGCTATATGAAAATGGGATTCATTATTAGGGGTCCGGCGCCGTCCTGCCGCGGCGGCGCCGGACTACTCCTGTGCGTGCCGGATGGCGTCCAGCACGATGTGGGCGATGTGTTCGTCGGTGAGGTGGTACCGGATCTCGCGGGCCTGGCGGCGGGTCGTCACGATGCGGGAGTTGCGCAGGACCCGCAGGTGCTGCGAGACCAGCGGCTGGCTCACCTCGAGGGTGGCGACCAGTTCGTGGACGTACTTTCCGCCCTCGGACAGCTCGCGCACGATACCGAGGCGGACCGGGGAGGCCAGTGCCTTCAGCAGGTCACTGGCGGCTTCCAGGGCGCGTAGAGGTTCGTCCGCCGGGGCTGTCGGGGAGGGAGGTGTCACCATCACATGCATACATTAGCAAGTGACAATGA
Above is a window of Streptomyces sp. DT2A-34 DNA encoding:
- a CDS encoding class I SAM-dependent methyltransferase gives rise to the protein MTERDVRLGTIQETLLIPLYGRAVENRKKEAVLRDPIAEELVAAIDYDFARFDDLPMLLGTVLRTSLFDRWVADFLAEHPTGTVVEIGTGLNTRYERTDNGQARWFDLDLPDVIELRRTFLTDMPRRTMIAASVTDEAWADTVAAHSGGPYLFAAEAVLPYLQETDVREVIGLLADRFPGSLLALDTSGPGHFDTQDQHDALGKVSARMQWACADPAQLTEWRPGVEVLASHTFSSLPAPMYDGLPAPVQDMLSSLAAQRLPRVEDYRLNLVRLP
- a CDS encoding helix-turn-helix transcriptional regulator, whose amino-acid sequence is MVTPPSPTAPADEPLRALEAASDLLKALASPVRLGIVRELSEGGKYVHELVATLEVSQPLVSQHLRVLRNSRIVTTRRQAREIRYHLTDEHIAHIVLDAIRHAQE